The following DNA comes from Quercus robur chromosome 1, dhQueRobu3.1, whole genome shotgun sequence.
AAATGAGACTCGCATTTATATAAAAGAGAGATATAGTACACTGGGTGAGTTCTCTCTTACAATAGGATATGTACCACTAAGTAATGTGGATTATAAGAAATTAATAGCGATAACAGCTTTGTGCTTCTATTAGAGCATTCGCGTCCCAAAATTCTATtacatcttattttaccatctcaaaaagttactttatcaattataccataccattttacaatactttcagcatCTTAATtgttattttacaatacaatgcattaaaataatatttctatacaataaaataatatattccgaaagccaaataaaaacaaaaacccaaaacccaaaaacccggtgagagagagagaggaattgatAAAGTAAGTGAATAAAacattaggttttttttttttttttttttttttttttttttttttttttttttttaagaattgagCTATAGTGTGATTCTACCTTTAAAATTGCACTGTAGtactattgcaaatttttttgcaatagttagCTTTTACAAGTCCGGATGTGTGGGGGGTTTTGAgcttttatgttaaattttcCCTACATATGACATATGTCATTCCCAATGTAAATGCTCTTAGGCATGCAGACCTATAAAATTAAGGTAAATACTAATACGCTTGTTATTAGacacaaacatacacacacttTTTGCACTGAAATTGTGACTTGGACACCACCATAAAATTAAGctttatttagggttttatcaTAATAAACATTTGCCTTGGCCCAAGTAGTATATCCATCCTCCAAGGTGTGGTGGGTGAGATTTGGAGTTTTAGCCCTTGAGTGCAtgagtaaattttttaaaatatgagaacaaagaaaaaggggTATCTTAGCTCTTGACTAAGTATTACCATGGTTTTTTCTTGTTCAATTATTACTGTCTCCTTCCTATGTACTAATTCtttaagtttctaaaaaaattccAGTGTCTTTACTATCATTGTTTAGTTTGTATAACATGTGTAATCATTCATGCGTTATTATTCTAGTTCATGACGGTGAACAATTATAGTAGCAAGTTAAAATGACAGTCCATCATGGTAATTCCCGCTTTATTACTGTCTCCTTCCTATTTTTCGATACAAAGCTGGGTTGCTCGTGAAATTGGCAACCTTcacagattattattattattattattattatcaagttaGAATAAGATGAGAGTGATGGCACATGTTATTTAACTCATGGATTGAAGTTTACGCTTCCCAATAGAACAAGTCACTCTTGCCCAAACTTGTTCAGACACTATCTAATTTGTTTATATAGAAATAGCAGGATTTGAGAAAAAGATAATTCTCTATTATTATCAAACAAAGAGACATGTTCAACAAGATCTGACTAATTTCAGGTACATTGTTTGgtatatattaccaaaaaacTCTACAGTCTACAGTGAAAAACAACAATTCACGCATGTAACAGAAATCCTAATCAATTGTTATCactttctctccttttttccccccttaattaaagcttaaaaaaaaaaagaaaaaaaaaaagaaagaagaaacctAATCAAAGAAGGAGTGATTGTCTCActttttagagagttttttaaaattaaacaacattGTTTACCGACAGATAGAAAAAACCAGAAATCCCACTTTGGAATTGGGGAATTCAGGGGGGTTCGATGGGCCCAACATGTAATCCACTGAGATAGCAAGACACTGAATGCTCATGGACTACCCAATCAGCAAAGGCAAAGGAAGGACAAGCAGACACAGTGGGTCCCAATATGGTTCCCTACCCAATCATCAACAGTGGGGTCTACCAGTTTTGATGTTCCATGTGTTGTCCCTAACCTAATCATCAAACTTGGCCCCACAGTCCCACGCTTTTGCCATAAATTTCCTATTGAAAGTTGTGTCCGGCCGTGTGCAATTGCGTTATTTATGACCACAAGAACCCAGAAACAGGAAGAGACCACCTCACCCTTTCACAAGCATTACGGCTTTTCCACgccaattttgaaaattttcattttcttttgcctCGGAAAAAATCTTTTCCTTCTACTTTGATTCcgtctttttcattttttcttagaAATAATGTGACTTTGTCATTGTTTACGCATCTAATTCGATTACCACAAATGGGTGAGATCATTTGAGAATATAATATAAATGCTTAGATTAATTATGCAAATCacaagatttttcttttcttttctttcttggccATTTGCAAAATGAATGGATTTTTTAGGTTGTCAAGTCGTGCTAGAACTTTTACTATAAGTGTGAAATCATTTGCTCGTGGTTTGCATTTCCTTTTCTAATGGCATCATATAGTCAAATGCGAAAGCTTCTTGTGATTTTATTGGATGTATAGGTCAATAATCAATTGTTATGATCAAAGACCTATTACTTTTtcagaggatttttttttttaatgaatacaATTAATTCTTTTGACCTTTGAAATTTACATGATATCATTGGTTGGAATGAAGTAATACGTTTTCAATgataaattttctatcttgaaaaataaaaagaaaaggaagtgtATAAAATTCAGGTTTATAcctttttcgttttttttttcctaaatctGTTGAGCAACATACCTGTTTCATATCCAatataactctctctctctctctcaagggTTTGTGTCCACCATAATCATTATATATTGAAAGAATAACCTCTATGATATGGGTgaaacttcatcatttttttcaaactttgtGATTGAATAAAGTTTAAGAGGTAAAAAAGACTACTGTGAATTTGTGATGAAAATTTAGGGAAACAATTATTGCGCTCTTATACAATAGATTTAAGAAGAAATAAATTGTTAAGTGGGCTAAAGCTTAGCTAAAGCAGGAAGTCCTCATGCACAATTAATTGCACCAGCTATAAGGCAACTTATGCATTGAACTTGGTCTCCTAAACAACTTTGTGGTCTCAAAAATGTGTTCCATTTATGAGAATTCTATTGATTGAAATTTATCCTTTTGATTTCCTTTGtactaaaagaaaagaacaattgCTTATGTGGAAAAGTTTGAGTTTTTTGAGAAATGcaaatagataataatattgagctatctttttttcttaatattcttTTCTATGTAACATTTGAATTAAGACCCACCACATCCCAATTATATCTATATAAAGATAATTGCTCCTTATTTGTAGCATTCACTGAGGGAACTTTTATTTCCACATCATAATAGCCCTTTCTATACTTCTTTATTTCAcatgtataatttatattatgtaaGAGAGGTGTGGACGCAGTCAATATGAGCATAGAGACACACTTTTCCTTTGCTAATCTCCTTTTAAGTTTGAAATTTGTGAGAGAGGTTAgaaaatctcatttaaaaaaaatatgtatatatattcaaagacaatttttttttcgtaATATTCTTCACAATGGTTAAAGTGACATGGcgtaatttataataataaacataCTGTCAATAATGAAGTCGTGTAAAAATAATGTCGCTTCAATAAAAACTTATTAcatcaataattatgaaaacaaaatgtgaatatttttttttaattactaaaaGGAAGTACATGTTGGTGACTGCGCTAATCAGAAATTGAAATAGAGGTAGTCCAAAATTTTTTAGGATACCAATTGGACATAAAGGTTGGTTTTGAATCGTTCTAGTGCTAATAATTAAGAGTTTCGTTGAGATTAGTTGGCAAGAAGGAAAGCAAATCAGTGGTAGCAAGTGTTAATTAAGAGTTTAAGACTAAGCACGTGGACTTAATTGGCGTGCCTATTTGGACCGAATTTGTGGATGTCTATGTATGGCagcttttttcttcaataattaGTTTAAAATGTTGATGTTCAAAGTTGTATATAGATTATAGAATCGTAAATATTGGTGCAACAAAAAGTCTAGATAAAGTATTCCAAGTTTGTcagcactctctctctctttacttGGTGCCTTTGGTAGTAGTATTTGGTAAGCAAATTTGGTGGTTTCTTAACTTTGAACCAACCCTGTTTACTACTGGGTCTGGGGGTTGATATTGGTTAATATGCATTCAATCTATTGAAAGGGCAGACTGACTCAGACCTTTCAATTCGATTGCTGTTATGAGTCTAGTCAAATTTGACCACTTCTAGGTCTATGTTTAAGGAGACGAAGCCGTGAATTGAGCACTTTATTTTTCGCCTTTTACGAAAGGGAATCCACATCTAGACAAATTTTGTGCCCTCTAAACTCTCCTATGCATATTAGtctgaaaaaaaacaaatggtaGACTTATTCCTAGCAcacgttaaaaaaataaaaagaaagacttATCCCTTTCAATAATgaaaacagaggaaaaaaaaataacatacacaaaatttgtgcatttttttccaaatattttgaGCGTAAAACCTAATCCTATACATGTGTAAATCGTTAATTTTGTAATACaacaatttaagattttttattatatatatcacAAAACTCACGTGTGgtattgttttattttgaatgtAATTATTAATGACTACAAATACATGTCATTACATGAACaactaattgttttttttaacaaaaatttaacgacttatgcataaaacaataccAAAGAGATTTAAGTACTATATTAAAAACTTGAGGATTCTACAGATAAATCGTGGGAGTTTTTGTCTACTTTTTCCTTATGAAACAAACTTCGAAGTCCTCGTTTTTCAATAACCATTTTAAACTTTTGCAGTAAGCTATAGCTAACTGACATGCCATATGGTGTTTCATAAAGTGTTGGGATTTTAAATTTCCCATCCTGTCAGAGACAATAGCCTTTTTTCACTAAAATGGCAACACCACCATGATTCAAAAATATGGTACAAAATGATTGGTACAGTTTGTAAAGGGAGTAACAAAGGTCTCCACACACAAGCATGCCCATCCTACATAAATGAGTCCAGTCCAAACTGTTCAGAAAtgatgtctttctttctttccttctataAATGCAAAGAGGCTTTACAATTCCTTTGTACCTGCTTGCAGTTGCAGGTAAAATAGCATTCAATTCCTCAGTATCTATGCATTTATTACTACCCAACCTCCCCACATGAACCTCATGTTTCCATAGCCACAGTGGTTTCTTCCTCTTAATTTCAGGTCATGAACACATGAAATAATCTCAAGTCAAATTATCAAAGACCCAGACAAAATCATGTACTAAAAAGTCAAATTAGCAAGTTAAGAACgacatttactattttttttttaacaataattatttgCATAGGATTCATTCATGTATCTTCTTTGTTAGAATATGTAGACTGCACAatcatataatatttatataccGTGATAAACATaacatatttaaataaagtgtcATGCCAACGAATGCTTTTAGGGTATTGATTAATAAttcagttaaagaaagtttttatagaaaaaaaaaattaatattttgacaacttttttcatttctcataaaagttacgtcaaaactttcttaaaatgaatgGCTAACCAATGTCCTAAAGACACTTTgttaacattttatttaaataaatattatctgTATCCAATACATGTATCTTCCTATCATGAGATGTGGACCccataatataaaaagaaagatgtgTTTGTTCATTGCATGAGTTAcgttttcttaattaaaaagaaaaagaaaatcttaatatttttataaaagaatttatgtgggacattaaaaataaaaaagaataaaaaatgttgtagGTGTAGGAGGAGGGCTTGAGGCCTAGTCTAAGCTCCCAATCATATCACCAGCTGACCTTAGAACCGACAACACAAGACTGAGGCCCCTCTCTAAACAGGAAAATCTGCTGGTTTTTCTCCCACACTGAGCCTTATCATCAGTATAACACGTGTCCAAAATCAGACGGGTCACAACCTTTGACTTGACGACCATAGTCAAAAACCCTAAACCAACTCCTAttacaaaacacacaaaaaataaaaaaaataaaaaaaacacacccaACCTCAGTATCCGTCTTTTTCCATGCTCCTCTCTATTTATTTGACCTTTATATCTTAACCTTTTTCTCTCcatttcatcatcttcttctgtTTCCATTTGTGTCTTctattgggcttttttttttttttttggtgaaacttTACCTTTTCCCTTTGccaaaatcttcttcttcttcttcttcgaatTCTTATTTGTTGTACAAGTTTCATGGCTGTTTTGCCTTCTAGCTCATCTGCTTTGGAATTGACCATATCTATGCCTGGCTTTGCTTCATCTTCATCTGGTAAGTTACAAACTTTGTTACTTTAATTATTCATTTCGTTTCTGTTTCTTTCATATCTCTCTTTGTTTGGCAAGTTTATCTGATCTTCTTTGAGCTTTATTTACACAATATTATTGCTATGCCAATCAGATATCGGTTTCTCCTTTCAATAATTCAtatttttggagtttttatGGTGCATGAATCATGATCAcatgaattttctttctttcatatcCCATGGCATAAAGAAAGATTCGTGTTGTATAAATATGTGGTTgatttatacaaatttttatttttttgtaaaaatttggtGAACAATAACAATGTTAAATAAAAAGTGAAGGGGGTTATTATTTactgatcatttttttttgcagTGAGGGACTTGGACATAAACCAAGTACCATCAATAGGTGCTGAAGAAGATTGGATCACGATGAAcatagatgatgaagaagaaagcaGCAACGGAGGCCCTCCTCGCAAGAAACTTCGTCTCACTAAGGAACAATCTCGTCTCCTTGAAGAAAGTTTCAGACAAAACCACACCCTAAACCCTGTAAAcctctctttgttttctttcttattggtaaatacaaaaataaaatgaagaggTGCAAGACTAGGACTTCGTATAAAAGTTTTGAGAACTTATTTCATTCCACTGAAATATTCGTGATCCCCTCAAATCGTGTGGGTCCCACGGTTATGAGACCACGAAAATACATATATCAGATGAATGAGATAATTGTTAACAGGTCTCGTCTCGTAATtgcctttttgttttatttatggGATTATAAGAGTCTCTCTCCTATGTAATGGTTATATGAAAATATGTTGCCGAAGTTTATTAACTCTTTAGGAGTTTTTGTTGTGCAGAAACAAAAAGAGGCTTTGGCTATGCAGTTGAAGCTGAGGCCACGGCAAGTGGAGGTGTGGTTTCAGAACCGTAGGGCCAGGTACTGTACCCTAAATATATGCTTTAGTTGAAATTCAATGCTATGGTTCTTTGTTGGTGGTTGGGAATAGTCATAGATATTTAAGGTTGACAGAATAATAATATTACAGAGTATATAATCTGAATCCGATTCTAAATTTCTAACCCGTATAACTCGTACTCTTTATAAAGTGGAAAGCGATCCATTTTTTGGCATAAGATTTTCTTCAAACACATAATACATGTAACAGAATATAACCATACTGATTCGTATGGGGCTGCTTTTGTCATTTTACTGGAAAATAATATAGGTACTTTTTATGATCGATCgtcaaagtatatatatatgtggacctatatatatatatatatagatatcatagaaaaatttgttataaaaaaatatatatatatatatcatagaaAAATTTATGTGATACGTACGTAATGGTTTATCTAAGTCTTTGTAGCTAAATGGTATCTTTCCTCCTCTTTAAGGAGAGGGTCAGAAAAATTTgcacacaataaattttgtcaaatgaGTTGTTCACATCTTACCTATAAGGAAAGAGCTAACACAAAACTGTCTTCATTTTGTTATTGAGTTCTAGTTCAAataacattttctctttttgtaaGAAGTGCCGGAAGTGGAAGGTAAAGTGGTGAGTTGACGACCCACCAATATGTATAAATTAGTActtttaagaggaaaaaaaaaaaaaaattctatactTGAATTTTATATGTACAATTAGGAAGAAAAACATCAATATGGATTAGGCAAATATCCATACATGGTTTtgcagttaaaaaaaaagaaaaagaattcatGATTAATAAAGAATTAGAACTACTACAATTAATCCAGGATGTACCTCAAGTTGGAAATACTTCCAACACATGGTTTGTGAAAATCTAAATGCGGAATAGTTACATTAATGATGAAATAATaggaattatataaaattattttgagaaatgaaATCCTTTTGCGTTAGTTAAGCTAATATCTTTTTCAGATATAGTAGCTGTTGGGATTGAATGGTTGGGCATAACTTGCCAGttattgtcaaaaataatgTTGCAACACACTGTTTTTGGCAATCGGGTAAATACTAATAGAAAATGATGGAGTTGGTGGGGTTTGCACTTTGCAACCGtagaccaaaataataataataatattattattattaataatccTACCAATTCCCATAGATACTTGATAATTATCTCAGCagcttaattttcattttatttttatttttttaaaaagagagaaaaaagatagCTCAGCAAAATTATGAGCAATTAATGATATGGTTATCTCATGAGCTCATCTTTGTGCATCAATATAATGATGGTTGTCCAAAgtataaataataatgatagCACTCTATTTATTATAAGGATCAGTACATTGAGGTCCATAAGTTCTTCTTCCTCGTGTGCTTCACTCTAATAAGTGCAACTTTGACTAGTTATGCTTTTGGACTAGCCATGCATTTATGTAATTAGACATTACGTGTAACGTGTGCTAAATTATCGAATTGATGCCAATAAAAGCAATGGTATCCTCTAGAGGATGCCAATTAAAGATCTTTAATTAGTTTGTACATAGTAATAACTACGTTATATCTACTACTTTCTTAATTATCTTCATTTTGTTTCTTGTAGTTGTGGCAATTGGGGAAATTgcagtttcttttcttttatttattattattaattgaatattaaatTGCCATTTCTTAAGCATAATAATAGATCAGTTGAAACTGTTTATGAATCAAGATGTTTTAGAACAATATTATGCGCTTTACTTTATTATGATACTAGCTAGTACCAGTAGTAATTGTTATTATAGAAGAAATTGTtgcacttctttttttaaaatgggaAATTGATGCACTTATTTTTACCTTTGAAACATTGAAAATTAATTGaccaaattttcttccttttgtgCCCTACGCATGCATGGATGGTAAGAACATTAATTACACTTTGATCACTCAGTAATCACGAGGGTAAAAAAATCACTGAGGAAAAACCAGATTATAGATGATTCTGAATTCTGAAAAGTACTACCTCCATAAGCATAAGCACCTAAACTTTTTGATTCCAAGATTTATTATACACCTTGTAGTTCAATAGCATTATCCAATACTTAGGAGAATTTGAGTTCCAATTCCCTTCTTTCGCTtatttcaaaccaaaaaaaaacattatccaatACTTCCTTATAAGAGAACTTGAGTTTGAATTctcttctttcaaaaaaaaaaaacaaaaacaaaaacattatcCACTAAATTAAAAAGAGTGTAGACATAGGCCACACACAAGAAGAGAAGAACAAGATATTTTTGTGCAATGGCAACTTGAAAGCATGCAAAAATaacacatgcatatatataattaactAAATTAGACATTGTGATTTGAACAGGAGCAAGCTAAAACAAACAGAGATGGAATGTGAGTACTTGAAGAGATGGTTTGGGTCATTGACAGAGCAGAATCGGAGGCTTCAAAGAGAGGTTGAGGAGCTGAGGGCCATGAAAGTGGGCCCACCTACAGTAATCTCTCCCCA
Coding sequences within:
- the LOC126715319 gene encoding homeobox-leucine zipper protein HOX3 — its product is MAVLPSSSSALELTISMPGFASSSSVRDLDINQVPSIGAEEDWITMNIDDEEESSNGGPPRKKLRLTKEQSRLLEESFRQNHTLNPKQKEALAMQLKLRPRQVEVWFQNRRARSKLKQTEMECEYLKRWFGSLTEQNRRLQREVEELRAMKVGPPTVISPHSCEPLPASTLTMCPRCERVTTTNLEKGPIKTAITTATTTMSTKVTTSTLQSRQSPAAC